In Parasegetibacter sp. NRK P23, the genomic stretch ACCTTGCTCTGCTGGCGCGTTACCTGTAGGTTATAATCATTGAACTGAGCGCTGGCCTGGTTGTATGCCTGTTCCGCCGCTGTATAGTCGGCTTCCAGGGCAATCATTTTTTCATTCACCTGCTCCCACTCATCGGTAAGGCGCAACAGCGCCTCGCGCACGTGTTCCACTTCCTGGTTGGTGCGCGCTATATTGGCTTCCTGCTCCTGCAAACGCTGCGTGCTGCTTTGTTGCTGGGCAGACAGGTTTTCAATTTTGTTTTGCAGGGCGAACACCTGGTTGGTGAGCCGGCTGATCTCTTCCTGTGTTTGTTTGATGGCCTGCTCTTTCAATTGTTCATTGAAAGCGATCACCTGGTTGTGCTTCGATTGAATGGTGGCTTTCAGGTTATCTACCACTATCTGCTGTGCGTCAATCTGCTCCTGTAGTTTTTCCAGGTTTTTGGCGCGACCGATCTTCTTTCCTTCAAACAGTCCCACGCTTCCCCCGGTAAGGGTATATTGTCCTTTTACGTATTTACCGGTTTTTTCCAGGATCACTTTTCCACCGTTCAACTGCAATGCGGCCTCGTCCTGTGCAATAAACACATTGCCCAGCAGGTGTTGTGCGAGCGGTTTGTATTTGTCCTCCACTTCAATTACCTGGAGCGCGGGAATGGTGCCTTCCGGTTGTTCAGCGCCGGCACCGGCTTCCTTCACCTGATCGAGAAGGAAAAAGTTGGCTTTTCCTTTTTTATTGTTGTCGAGCAGGTGCACCGCGGTGAGTCCTTCTTCCAGGTTCTCCACGATATAATAATTAAGGTAAGGTTCCAGCACGTTCTCTACTGCGGCGCGGAATTCTTCCTTCACATAAATGATGTCCTGTAAAATAGGCGCGGTATGGTTCCAGTTCGGATTCTTGTGCAGGAACTTTACGGATTCCGGATAGCCTTCCATGGAGTCGATCAGACTTTTCAGGAGCGCGTGTTCATTCTTGCGGGCATCCAGTTTCCTGTTCTCTTCCGCAAGCTGGTTGCGGAGTTCTTCCAGTTCACCCTGCGTTTGCAGTATCTGTTCTTTGGTGTTTTCGTGTTGTTGCTGCAGATCAGCCAGACTGGTCTTTTTTTCCGCCAGTTCCTTTTCCTTTTCCTGCTTTTCCACTTCCAGGGTTTTCACCTGTTCGGCACGTTGTGCATTTTCTTCCGTCAGCAGTTGAATAGAACGTTGCAGGTTCTGGATGGAAGTATCGGCAACGGCGACTTTTTTCTCCGCCTCAAACTGGTTGCGCTGGATTTGCTGGCTTGCCTTGCGGATATCATCAATGGCCACACGTTTTTCATCGAAGGATCGGCGCTTCGCGTCAACCGCATCGCGCATATCGTCGAGGTTGAACTGAAGGGTTTCCAGTACGCCCTCTCCTTCTTCGATCTGCTGGCCGGTGAATTCGATGGATTCTTCCAGTCCTTTTAATTGTCCGTCGGCTTTTTCGAGGAATTCTTTGAGCGAAGTTTCCCTTTCACGCAGGTAATGCAGTTTTTGAGAAGCGAGGTTCTTTTCGTTCTCTTTGGTGCGCAGGGTTTGAAGCAGGTCGTTGAATTCGTGCTGCATCGATTGAAGCGCGCGCTCTTTTTCAATGAACCCAACTTTTTCCTGTTCCACGGCCGCTTCTTCCAGCGCTATCTCTGCTTCCAGCTTCGTCTTCTTATCGGTTTCCTCGTCCTGTTGCTGGTTGAGTTCCCTGTAAGTGATGTTGAATCCTTCGAGTGCGGCCTTCGCGAGTTCTATGCTTACTTCCTTGTATTCCTTTTTGATTTCATAGAACTTTTCGGCTTTCTTCGCCTGGTTCTCCAGCGATTTCAACTGGTTGTTGATCTCAAAAAGCAGGTCCTCGATCCGGTTCAGGTCCTGTTCCGTGGCATCCAGTTTTTGTTTGGCTTCTTTCTTCCTCGTTTTGTAAATGGAAATGCCCGCGGCCTGCTCCAGCATTCTGCGGCGGCTGTTGTCTTTATCTTTAATGATGTCGTCCACCATACCCAGTTCGATGATCGCGTAGGAATCGGTGGAAACACCGGTATCCATGAACAGGTTGTGGATGTCTTTCAGACGACAGGAAACATCATTCAATCTGTATTCACTTTCCCCGCTCTTATAGAATTTCCGGCTGATGGTTACCGTATTGAATTCGGTGGGCAGCAGGTTCTTGGTATTTTCAAAGGTGAGCGACACTTCAGCCAATCCGCTCGCCGAACGGGTTCTAGAACCGTTGAACACCAGGCTTTCCAGGTTCTCGGAGCGGAGGTTGCTGATCTTGTGTTCACCGATCACCCAACGGATGGAGTCAACAATATTGCTCTTTCCGCAGCCATTCGGTCCAACAATACCGGTGATGTTCTGGTCGAAATTCACGACGGTCTTATCGGCAAAACTTTTGAATCCCTTGATTTCTAAACTCTTTAATCGCACAGTACTTCAGTTTTTCAGGATGGCAAATATAATTTTTAGAACGGGTACCCCCTATGCCCTATCCCGCTAGTTATTCCATAGTTATGCACGGATTGTTCACATTTCAACTAAACAAATGTGGATAAACCCCGGACACGAATGAACTGAAAGTTAAATATGACATGGTACTGAACACATTGTGTTTATCTCCGGGGGAATACCTACCTTAGCCGCACGGTTGCTAACTAAGTTTTATGAAGAACATCAAACTGATAGAAGTGCCCTCCGAAATCGGAGCCGGTACCAGAGGAGCGAGCCTGGGGGTGGATGCCATTAAGATCGCCGCATTGGATTTCATGAGTAATTTTTTCGTGCATTTTCCTTCGGAAAAGATTCCGCATGAAAATAAATTATTATTTGAACCTATTGAAAGTCCGTACGCGAAACGCATCAACGGGCTGCTCACCATGTACGAAAGGGTGAGTAAAGCCGTAAGCGAAACCATTTCCAATAATTTTTTCCCGGTGGTCCTCAGTGGCGATCACAGCATTGCCGGGGCCACGATGGCGGGTATCCGCATTGCGAAGCCCAAGTCTAAACTCGGGGTGATCTGGATCGATGCCCATGCCGATCTGCACACACCTTATACAACACCTTCCGGGAACCTGCATGGCATGCCATTGGCCGTTGCGTTGGATGAGGACAATGAAGACTGCAAACACAACAAGCTGGACGATACCACAGCCGATGCCTGGAACAAACTGAAACGTTTTGGCAAGATTCATCCAAAGGTAATGCCGGAAGACCTGGTATTCATTTCCCTGCGCGACTATGAAAAGGAAGAAAAATACCTGATTGAAAAACACGGCATCAAGGTGATCACCACCAATGAAGTGCGGAGAAAAGGGCCGGAAAGTATTGTCCGTTCTGTACTGCGTTACCTCAGTTCCTGCACGGATATTTATGTGAGCTTTGATGTGGATTGTTTAGACGCATCCATCTCCCGCGGAACGGGAACACCGGTTGGCAATGGGTTGCGCGAGCGCGAAGCCGAAGACCTGGTATCGAAATTTATGCAGAACCGGAAGATATGTTGCTTTGAAGTAACGGAAGTGAATCCGACATTGGACAGGGAAAACCTGATGGCGGAAATCGCGTTCAACATTCTGCAACGCAGTGTGAATGTGCTGATGGTGAACTGACGTTCAGGAAGGCTGCATCGTGCTGGTAATCCGGAAAATTATAAATTCCGCGGGTCGCACTGCTGCAAGGCCAATTTGGATAATCATTTTCCCTTCCAGGATGTCCTGCGCGGTCATGGTTTGGTGCAGGCCGCATTGCACAAAATAAGCCTGTTCTGGTTTTGCGCCCATCAAGGCGCCTTGTCTCCATAGACCAGAAAGAAAATTTTCGACCATACCTTTCACTTTCAACCAGGTATTGGCATCATTCGGTTCAAATACGAATTGCTGTAATGCTTTGGTACAACTTTCTTCCACCATCATGCACAAACGCACAACCGGAATATAGCGCCATTCATTGTCGTTCCCGGCCAGTGTTCTCGCACCCCATACCAATATACCTTTTCCGGTGAATGCGCTGATACAATTGATGGATTTTCCTTCGTCTGCATCAACATTAAACAGGTCGCGCATGTCAGCGCTCAACTGCATGGTAAGCCCGGTTACACCTTTTAACGCCACATTGGCCGGCGCTTTCCAAACGCCACGATGGGCATCGGTTGCGGCGTAAGCACCGGCAACGGCGGCCGATGGGGGCAACACTAGAGGGAACCGCGCAAGCGCCAATTTCATTTTTTTGTAGAGAACAGGATCCTTTTCCCGGAATGCATGCATTGGCTGACGATGCGTTTTCCCTTTCTGCGAAATAGTGACCATCACGCTCGTTTCGTCGTAAATGTATTGCACCGAGGTGATCAGATTGGGGAAATAGGCTGCGCCGAATTTGAGCGATACCGCCCCGATTCCTTCCCGGAAGTTTCTGGCAATTGACGGTGCATCTGAAGCAGCCCCCTCGCCTGTTTCATGCAGGTCAACAATACAAAAACGGTCGCGTAACCTGGCGCACAGCGCCAGTGCCTGATCGATGAGCGCGTAGTGCGCTGCTTCTTCCATCCGCTGCGCTTCGGGGAAAAGAATCAAAGCTGGCGCATCCACACTTTCCAGTGCATGAAGGGCCAAAAGCATATTATCCAGTTCAATCGGCTCATTGCCCGTGCTGAAACTACCGGCGGAAACCACATAACATGCGCCTCCTCCATTCATGAAATACAATTGCAGCGCGTAATACAGCAGGTGATTGTTCGGCTTCCCGTTAAAACTTACATGCACTTCACCTGCCCCTCGTATCATTTGCCGGGGTCGTGTTGTAACTGTGAGCTGAAGGTTCATTTCGGGAGCCGCGCTGCCAAACATCGTTTCAAATTCAACCAGCGAGCTGATTCGTGTGGGGATGCCTGTAAGATCGGCGCCGTCCCTGTCAACGGCTTTCATAGTATAACCTACATAAGCGGGAACCGCTGTGGGTACGGCGTTTATACCCGGCGGGAAGTAGGGTGTTTCTTCAATATACACACCTGGCGTTTTGTAATCGGGTGGCATAACAGCAGTTTATTTTAGAGAAAATCCCATAAACTTTGTGGGGCATACCCCAGTTCGCGCTTCGCTTTTTCTATTACGAAAATTGTTTCCCGCGGGCGCTTTGCGGGTTGTGTGAACTCCTTTTCCGTAACAGGCGTAATAAGGATTTGATCAAGGTGATGCCGCTTCGCGATAAAAACGGCTATTTCATAAGGCGAGGCTGCATCTTTACCGGAAATATGGAAAATACCCTGTGCTTTTTGTTGTGCGGCGAGCAGGATTCCCCTTGCCAGATCATGCACCAAAGTGGGTGTTCTGAGCTGGTCGGACACGACTTTGATGGGTTGATGCGTTTTTAGCGCATTCAGTACCCACGATGCGAGCGTACTCCGTGTGCCCTCGATCGCGTTTCCGAGTACGAGCACCGTTCTTACAATGCACCATTCACCTGGATAATCCATTACGGCTTTCTCCGCAGCCAGTTTACTGCTGCCGTAATAATTTACGGGATCAGGCAATGCTGTTTCATCATAAGGTCCATCGTTGCCGCTGAATACAAAATCGGTAGAAACATACAGGAAATAAGCATTTACGGCTTTTGCGGCGTCCAGCAGGAAGCGTGTGGCGGTTACATTTACGTTCCAGCATTCAATCGGGTTTATTTCCGCCTGGTCCACCTGCGTAATAGCGGCGGCGTGTATAATAATGTCCGGCCTTTCTTTCAGCACCAGATCTGTAACGGCAATAGCATCCGTTATATCGAGCGGAACGTAGGTCCAGCTGGCAGGACGCATCCTTGCGGCGCCTTTTCCTGTGGCCACCACGTCAAAATCCTCCGCACTGAATTGCTGCAACAGGTATTGCCCTAAAAGCCCGTTCGCGCCGGTAATCAAAACTTTTCTTTGCATGTTTTCCGATTCAATTACAATTTTACTGAATATTATCGGCCCGGGCTGTTTACAAAAAGATCAAGTACAGGTTCGCCTAAGAAATCGTTTGATTCAATTCATTTCCTTATTTTTGGGGCTTCGCTGAATTCTGATGAGATATTTTTTAAAGAATCCCAGTAATCATTAGAATTCGTTGAATTAAACCCGAGAATTATTGACATGGAAAAGAAAGTGACCAAAATTGGCGTAATGACCTCCGGTGGCGATTCACCAGGCATGAACGCCGCGGTAAGGGCCGTAGTGCGTACCGGACTGTATCATGGAATGGAAGTATTCGGGATCATGAGAGGATATGCCGGTTTAATTGAAAATGATATTTTTCCCATGCACTCCAAAAGCGTGGCGAACATCATACAAAGGGGCGGAACCATCCTGAAGACCGCCCGCTGCAAAGAATTCCTGGAACACGAAGGGCGAAAAAAAGCCTACGAAAACCTCAAAAAGCACGGCATTAACGGATTGGTGGTAATTGGTGGTGACGGTTCTTTTAAAGGCGCCCAGAAGTTCTCCAATGAATTTGACATCCCCTGTATCGGACTTCCCGGTACCATTGATAAGGATATCGCCGGAACCGATTTTACGATCGGTTTCGATACTGCTGTAAACACGGCAGTGGAGGCCATCGATAAAATCCGTGATACCGCGGATGCACACGACCGCCTCTTCATCATCGAAGTAATGGGACGCGACGCAGGTTATATCGCCCTGCACAGCGGTATCGCCACAGGCGCGGAGCATATCCTGATTCCTGAAAAGAAAACGGATATCGACCACCTTATTTCTTCCCTCCAGGAAAAAGAAAAAAGGCAGAAACTGGTGAACCTGGTGGTAGTGGCTGAAGGTGATGGCTTCGGCGGCGCCGAAGAAGTGGCCAAACTCGTGAAGGAAAAACTGAACGCCGATACGCGTGTTTGTATCCTCGGACACATCCAGCGTGGTGGCGCACCCAGCTGCCTCGACAGGCTTATCGCGAGCAGAATGGGCTACTCCGCAGTAGAGTGCCTGATGGAAGGAAGGCACAACGTGATGGTGGGGATCGTTAACAACAAAATGAGCTACACCCCACTCGACAAGGCCGTGAAAGCCAAACAAAAGATCGGGGACGACTGGATGAAGATTGTAAAAATATTGGCATCCTAAAATACTACGGGGCAGCCGGCTGATGTGTCGCCTGCCCCTTTTTCATGCAAGATTGATTATCGTACGCAACAACTCAAACAAACACAGAACATGTCAAAACACGTAGAAAAGTACCTGCACAAGCAGATGGACCGCGAAGCAGGAAAAGAGCACACCATCCACCGCACCAAAATCGTGGCAACAGTGGGCCCGGCCTGCGATACCTACGAAAAACTCCTTGAACTGGTGAGGGCAGGCGTGAATGTATTTCGCCTTAACTTCTCTCATGGTTCACATGAAGACAAAGCAAAGATCATTGAGCATATCCGCAACATCAATAAAACCGAACCTTACACCATCGCCATCCTGGCCGACCTGCAAGGGCCGAAACTCCGCGTGGGCGAAATCCAGGGCGGTGCCATGGAAGTGAAAGCCGGTGATGTACTCACTTTTACTTTCGAAAAATGTGTAGGCACCATGGAAAAAATCTATGTGTCCTACCCTAACCTCCACCAGGATGTGAAGATCGGTAACATCATCCTCATTGATGATGGTAAGATCGAAGTGAAAGTAGTTGAAATCACTCCTACCAACGATGTGAAAGTGGAAGTAACGCTGGGCGGTATCCTTTCTTCTAAAAAAGGCATCAACCTTCCCGATACAAAAGTTTCACTGCCCGCTCTCACGACCAAAGACCTGGAGGACCTCGAATTTATCCTTACACAAAATGTAGACTGGATCGCACTTTCCTTTGTTCGCGATGTGAAAGACATCACCAGCCTGAAGACCAGGCTCACGGAAGCGAAAAGCAAGGCCAAAGTGATCGCCAAAATCGAAAAGCCAGAAGCGCTTAGAAATATCCGCGACATCATCATCGAATCAGATGCCATCATGATCGCCCGCGGCGACCTGGGTGTGGAAGTACCCGTTGAAAAGGTGCCCATGATCCAGAAAGACCTGATCCGCAAATGTATCCACCGCGCCAAGCCCGTGATCGTGGCCACCCAGATGATGGAAAGCATGATCGACCGCGTGAAGCCCAACAGGAGTGAAATCACCGACGTGGCCAACGCCGTGCTGGAAGGCGCCGACGCGGTGATGCTATCCGGTGAAACCGCTACAGGTCAACACCCGGCACTTGTGGTAAGCACCATGAAGAAGATCATCATGGAAGTGGAAGCCACAGAATACAACTACAACAGGGAAGACGACCTGGCACCGCAGCCCCACTCCCCTTCTTTCCTCAGCGACGCCATCTGCTACAACGGTTGTAAAATCGCCAAAGATGTTCATGCTGATGCGTTGATTGGGATGACGCAGTCTGGTTATACGGGTTTCATGCTCTCCAGCTATCGTCCTAAATCACCATTGTACATCTTTACAAAAGAACGTACATTGGTGAACCAACTCAGTTTGAGCTGGGGTGTACGTGCCTTCTATTATGATGAAGAAGAAAGTCTGGATGATATCATCTCCGACCAGATCGAGATTTTGAAGGAACGCGGCTTCCTGAAAACAGGTGATGTGGTGATTAATACAGGTAGTACGCCGGTGAAGATGCATTTGCCGACAAACGTGTTGAAGATTACGAAGTTGTAGCCTCACCCCAACCCCTCTCCCTTGGGAGAGGGGCAACACAGGTTTGTGTTGCTTTATTCGAGATGATGGGCTCTGTTGAGATGTAACTTTATAGTGCATAAATAAAAAATCCCCTGGTAGTTTACCAGGGGATTTTTTGTTGAAAGCCGTTGCGGTATTACTTCTTCACCATATCGTTCATCACTTGCACGGCTTCTTCAAGGTAAATGTCTTCACTTAGCAACTTCATCCACTTTTTGTAGTTTTCGAGTTTGTTTTTGTCGGCGGAAAGGGCTTCCATCACAGAAGCGTGGGCTTCCAGTTCAAGTGGTGTTTTTAGTTTGTTCACACCTTCAATTTCCTTCACTTTCTCGCGGATCATTTTTTGTTGCGCCCTGTATTGGGTGAGGTTCAGCGAAGCTGTTTTCTCATCGTTTTTCGCGCCGAGCCATTCCCCGTTTTTACGGATGGTTTCAAAAGCGGTATGTGCTTTTACGCGCGCTTCACTTTTGGCCTTTAACGCGGCGACATCTACAGGTTGTTTCCAGGTCGTGTAATCGGCTTTGGCAATTTCATCCCAGGGCAATGCATCCGGATTGTCTTTTTCACGCACTTTAGCGGTTTCCAATACATCAGGAATAACGATATCGGAAGCTACGCCACGGAGTTGGGTAGAACCACCGTTGATGCGGTAGAATTTCTGCAATGTGAGTTTTACAGAACCGAGGTCACTGTTGGGATTGAGCATACCGGAACTGAAATCCAGTCCTATATTGCGTTGAACGGTTCCTTTACCATAGGTGGACGTACTGCCGATGATTACACCGCGCTTATAATCCTGTATCGCCGCGGCGAATATTTCAGAAGCGGAAGCACTGTATTCATTCACCATTACAGCCAGCGGTCCATCGTACAGAACGGATTTATCTCGATCAGGGAGTACTTTTGGTTTGCCGTCACGGTCTTTTACCTGCACGACAGGACCATCGGGGATAAAGTAACCCACGATCTGGATCACATCATACAGGGAGCCGCCACCATTGTTGCGGAGGTCCATTACGATGCCATCTACATTGGCTTCTTTCAGTTTCACAATCTCTTTCCCTACGTCTACCGCGCTTTTCGCGCCATCGGCTCTTTCAAAATCGGCATAGAAATCTTTGAGGAAAATATAGCCTATTCTTTTATCGCCTTCTTTTACAACGAGGCTGCGGGCGAAGCCTTCGTCCTGCACAATTTCGTCACGTACCAGGCTCACCACTTTCAGACTGCCTTCTTTTTTCTTCACGGTAAGTTTCACTTCGGTGCCTTTCGCGCCACGGATCACTTTCACGGCATCCGTAATATCAAAACCAGACAGGTCAACCGGTTCCTGGCTGCCCTGTCCTACTTTCATGATGATGTCGCCTTCTTCCAGT encodes the following:
- the smc gene encoding chromosome segregation protein SMC, which codes for MRLKSLEIKGFKSFADKTVVNFDQNITGIVGPNGCGKSNIVDSIRWVIGEHKISNLRSENLESLVFNGSRTRSASGLAEVSLTFENTKNLLPTEFNTVTISRKFYKSGESEYRLNDVSCRLKDIHNLFMDTGVSTDSYAIIELGMVDDIIKDKDNSRRRMLEQAAGISIYKTRKKEAKQKLDATEQDLNRIEDLLFEINNQLKSLENQAKKAEKFYEIKKEYKEVSIELAKAALEGFNITYRELNQQQDEETDKKTKLEAEIALEEAAVEQEKVGFIEKERALQSMQHEFNDLLQTLRTKENEKNLASQKLHYLRERETSLKEFLEKADGQLKGLEESIEFTGQQIEEGEGVLETLQFNLDDMRDAVDAKRRSFDEKRVAIDDIRKASQQIQRNQFEAEKKVAVADTSIQNLQRSIQLLTEENAQRAEQVKTLEVEKQEKEKELAEKKTSLADLQQQHENTKEQILQTQGELEELRNQLAEENRKLDARKNEHALLKSLIDSMEGYPESVKFLHKNPNWNHTAPILQDIIYVKEEFRAAVENVLEPYLNYYIVENLEEGLTAVHLLDNNKKGKANFFLLDQVKEAGAGAEQPEGTIPALQVIEVEDKYKPLAQHLLGNVFIAQDEAALQLNGGKVILEKTGKYVKGQYTLTGGSVGLFEGKKIGRAKNLEKLQEQIDAQQIVVDNLKATIQSKHNQVIAFNEQLKEQAIKQTQEEISRLTNQVFALQNKIENLSAQQQSSTQRLQEQEANIARTNQEVEHVREALLRLTDEWEQVNEKMIALEADYTAAEQAYNQASAQFNDYNLQVTRQQSKVNALKQELVFKRNQIADLKSQIEQNAAQQASTAENIQESAELFENASQALLELMQRKETEEKKLNEADQAYYNLRNVLNEKETALRQKQKVKDQMEHAMSEIKDRLNELKLQLASMKERLSVEFRVNLDDIIDQDRTGNVPLEDLQASAERMKKRLENMGEVNPTAIEAFQEMKKRYEFILEQKNDLVTAKESLLQTIQEVEATANQKFLDTFNQVKENFIKVFKALFTEEDQCDMILENPENLAETGIDIIAKPKGKRPSTITQLSGGEKTLTATAMLFAIYLIKPAPFCILDEVDAPLDDANVGKFTNMIRKFSETSQFIIVTHNKMTMSAVDVIYGVTMQEPGVSKLVPVDFRGLN
- a CDS encoding arginase; this translates as MKNIKLIEVPSEIGAGTRGASLGVDAIKIAALDFMSNFFVHFPSEKIPHENKLLFEPIESPYAKRINGLLTMYERVSKAVSETISNNFFPVVLSGDHSIAGATMAGIRIAKPKSKLGVIWIDAHADLHTPYTTPSGNLHGMPLAVALDEDNEDCKHNKLDDTTADAWNKLKRFGKIHPKVMPEDLVFISLRDYEKEEKYLIEKHGIKVITTNEVRRKGPESIVRSVLRYLSSCTDIYVSFDVDCLDASISRGTGTPVGNGLREREAEDLVSKFMQNRKICCFEVTEVNPTLDRENLMAEIAFNILQRSVNVLMVN
- a CDS encoding phage tail sheath C-terminal domain-containing protein, encoding MPPDYKTPGVYIEETPYFPPGINAVPTAVPAYVGYTMKAVDRDGADLTGIPTRISSLVEFETMFGSAAPEMNLQLTVTTRPRQMIRGAGEVHVSFNGKPNNHLLYYALQLYFMNGGGACYVVSAGSFSTGNEPIELDNMLLALHALESVDAPALILFPEAQRMEEAAHYALIDQALALCARLRDRFCIVDLHETGEGAASDAPSIARNFREGIGAVSLKFGAAYFPNLITSVQYIYDETSVMVTISQKGKTHRQPMHAFREKDPVLYKKMKLALARFPLVLPPSAAVAGAYAATDAHRGVWKAPANVALKGVTGLTMQLSADMRDLFNVDADEGKSINCISAFTGKGILVWGARTLAGNDNEWRYIPVVRLCMMVEESCTKALQQFVFEPNDANTWLKVKGMVENFLSGLWRQGALMGAKPEQAYFVQCGLHQTMTAQDILEGKMIIQIGLAAVRPAEFIIFRITSTMQPS
- a CDS encoding SDR family oxidoreductase — encoded protein: MQRKVLITGANGLLGQYLLQQFSAEDFDVVATGKGAARMRPASWTYVPLDITDAIAVTDLVLKERPDIIIHAAAITQVDQAEINPIECWNVNVTATRFLLDAAKAVNAYFLYVSTDFVFSGNDGPYDETALPDPVNYYGSSKLAAEKAVMDYPGEWCIVRTVLVLGNAIEGTRSTLASWVLNALKTHQPIKVVSDQLRTPTLVHDLARGILLAAQQKAQGIFHISGKDAASPYEIAVFIAKRHHLDQILITPVTEKEFTQPAKRPRETIFVIEKAKRELGYAPQSLWDFL
- the pfkA gene encoding 6-phosphofructokinase, with the translated sequence MEKKVTKIGVMTSGGDSPGMNAAVRAVVRTGLYHGMEVFGIMRGYAGLIENDIFPMHSKSVANIIQRGGTILKTARCKEFLEHEGRKKAYENLKKHGINGLVVIGGDGSFKGAQKFSNEFDIPCIGLPGTIDKDIAGTDFTIGFDTAVNTAVEAIDKIRDTADAHDRLFIIEVMGRDAGYIALHSGIATGAEHILIPEKKTDIDHLISSLQEKEKRQKLVNLVVVAEGDGFGGAEEVAKLVKEKLNADTRVCILGHIQRGGAPSCLDRLIASRMGYSAVECLMEGRHNVMVGIVNNKMSYTPLDKAVKAKQKIGDDWMKIVKILAS
- the pyk gene encoding pyruvate kinase — translated: MSKHVEKYLHKQMDREAGKEHTIHRTKIVATVGPACDTYEKLLELVRAGVNVFRLNFSHGSHEDKAKIIEHIRNINKTEPYTIAILADLQGPKLRVGEIQGGAMEVKAGDVLTFTFEKCVGTMEKIYVSYPNLHQDVKIGNIILIDDGKIEVKVVEITPTNDVKVEVTLGGILSSKKGINLPDTKVSLPALTTKDLEDLEFILTQNVDWIALSFVRDVKDITSLKTRLTEAKSKAKVIAKIEKPEALRNIRDIIIESDAIMIARGDLGVEVPVEKVPMIQKDLIRKCIHRAKPVIVATQMMESMIDRVKPNRSEITDVANAVLEGADAVMLSGETATGQHPALVVSTMKKIIMEVEATEYNYNREDDLAPQPHSPSFLSDAICYNGCKIAKDVHADALIGMTQSGYTGFMLSSYRPKSPLYIFTKERTLVNQLSLSWGVRAFYYDEEESLDDIISDQIEILKERGFLKTGDVVINTGSTPVKMHLPTNVLKITKL
- a CDS encoding carboxy terminal-processing peptidase, translating into MFSKKSLPVVALLLVCGLFLAYRSLGTHGAPPTKYERILRNLGEMLSQGHYSPKNINDDFSKVIFKKYLEDLDRDKNIFLASDIQELKKYETKIDDEINGGALQFFPAISAVYQKRMMEVSGIYEGLLAKPFDFSTNETIALDPEKNNYAATPAERTDAWRKKLKYLTLERYADLLDLREKNKGTEGFKVKTDAELETEAREKVKKTIHDMFDRLKNKFTEEERFNLLVNTISSTMDPHTNFFPPVDKRYFDEQMSGRFFGIGAQLQETPEGTIKIISIVAGSPAWKSGELEEGDIIMKVGQGSQEPVDLSGFDITDAVKVIRGAKGTEVKLTVKKKEGSLKVVSLVRDEIVQDEGFARSLVVKEGDKRIGYIFLKDFYADFERADGAKSAVDVGKEIVKLKEANVDGIVMDLRNNGGGSLYDVIQIVGYFIPDGPVVQVKDRDGKPKVLPDRDKSVLYDGPLAVMVNEYSASASEIFAAAIQDYKRGVIIGSTSTYGKGTVQRNIGLDFSSGMLNPNSDLGSVKLTLQKFYRINGGSTQLRGVASDIVIPDVLETAKVREKDNPDALPWDEIAKADYTTWKQPVDVAALKAKSEARVKAHTAFETIRKNGEWLGAKNDEKTASLNLTQYRAQQKMIREKVKEIEGVNKLKTPLELEAHASVMEALSADKNKLENYKKWMKLLSEDIYLEEAVQVMNDMVKK